A genomic region of Phragmites australis chromosome 2, lpPhrAust1.1, whole genome shotgun sequence contains the following coding sequences:
- the LOC133904392 gene encoding cysteine-rich receptor-like protein kinase 2 isoform X3, whose translation MEDRRLKEIGRFGGFTMRGFCSFLVAPAIIACLSSWTATTTLADPRATVVREFCNKTIADGPGAVWADNFIVAFDNVNSDLEQKGWGITSVGKDPITYYGLVQCLEDLSKEDCTLCYSEIRSLLPKCYPGIGGRIYLDGCFMRYANYSFFDEFLDSLDTSVCSSSNRSSGQQGFSSAVSAVLSNVTSLAVKSNKGFAVSSASRSPQVAAYALAQCWQNLNTSSCAACLSAAAASVAKCAPAEEGRALFAGCFIRYSTAPFWNSKDSASSVSSRKRVVLWTVLSSSVGVILVLVISVLAWKRNKARKARDRSLRGLYGSELPASMSHSSLNFSYKDLKKGTSGFSLENKLGQGSNGTVYKAVLHGRNEVAAKRLFLNTKQCIDQFFNEVDVISQVRHKNLVKLLGCSVDGPESFLIYEYHSNRSLDLFIFGGDQSMHLDWQQRFDVIQGIAEGLCYLHEESETRIIHRDIKASNVLLDQKLKPKITDFGLARVLCGDRTHLTTGIAGTVGYMAPEYVVHGHLTEKADVYSFGVLVIEIVTGKRCGGSTGSHSGHSLLAEVWHSYKANTTEKAVDAKLQREQAALEEITRVVQVGLLCAQANPGERPAMSRVVELLRDRDGARGDAGFVLGDPPFFEVDVAGGGGETSTLLPCNPTSGEVSGTYSELSAR comes from the exons ATGGAAGACAGGCGGCTAAAG GAAATCGGGCGGTTCGGTGGTTTCACAATGAGAGGCTTCTGTTCTTTTCTTGTTGCTCCTGCCATCATCGCTTGTTTGTCCTCCTGGACAGCAACCACTACCCTGGCTGACCCTCGGGCAACGGTGGTTCGTGAGTTCTGCAACAAAACCATAGCTGACGGTCCTGGAGCAGTTTGGGCCGACAACTTTATTGTCGCGTTTGACAATGTAAACTCGGATCTTGAGCAAAAGGGATGGGGGATAACTTCTGTTGGGAAAGACCCCATTACCTACTACGGTCTCGTGCAATGTCTGGAGGATCTCAGCAAGGAGGACTGCACTCTGTGCTACTCAGAAATAAGGTCTCTCCTTCCGAAATGCTATCCTGGAATCGGAGGCCGGATATATCTCGACGGCTGCTTCATGAGGTACGCAAATTACTCTTTCTTCGACGAGTTCTTGGACTCGCTGGATACAAGTGTGTGCTCCTCCAGTAACCGCAGCTCAGGCCAGCAGGGCTTCAGTTCAGCTGTGAGCGCTGTATTAAGTAATGTGACTTCTCTGGCTGTCAAGAGCAACAAAGGCTTTGCAGTGAGTTCAGCATCTAGATCACCGCAAGTAGCAGCTTATGCGCTTGCTCAATGCTGGCAGAACCTGAACACATCAAGCTGCGCAGCCTGCCTCAGTGCAGCTGCTGCATCTGTGGCCAAATGTGCACCAGCGGAGGAAGGACGCGCACTCTTTGCCGGCTGCTTCATCAGATATTCAACAGCACCTTTCTGGAACTCGAAGGACTCTGCGTCAAGTGTCAGCTCGAGGAAACGGGTTGTTCTTTGGACAGTCCTGAGTTCCTCTGTTGGTGTCATTCTTGTACTTGTCATTTCAGTATTGGCATGGAAGAGGAACAAAGCTCGCAAGGCAAGAGACAGATCATTGAGAG GTTTGTATGGCTCAGAACTTCCTGCAAGTATGTCTCATTCAAGTCTGAATTTTAGTTATAAGGATTTGAAGAAAGGGACAAGTGGGTTCAGTTTGGAGAACAAGCTTGGCCAGGGCAGCAACGGTACTGTGTACAAG GCTGTTCTTCATGGTAGGAATGAAGTTGCTGCAAAGAGATTATTCCTGAACACAAAACAGTGCATCGATCAGTTCTTCAATGAAGTTGATGTGATAAGTCAAGTGCGTCACAAAAATTTGGTGAAGTTGCTCGGATGCAGTGTGGATGGCCCTGAAAGCTTCCTGATATACGAATATCATTCCAATAGGAGCTTAGACCTGTTCATATTCG GTGGTGACCAGAGCATGCATTTGGATTGGCAGCAGAGGTTTGATGTTATTCAGGGCATAGCAGAGGGCCTGTGCTACCTCCACGAAGAGTCGGAAACCCGGATCATTCACCGGGACATCAAAGCCAGCAATGTCCTGTTGGATCAAAAGCTGAAGCCGAAGATAACCGACTTTGGGCTTGCTCGAGTCCTCTGTGGCGACAGGACTCATCTTACGACTGGAATTGCCGGGACAGT GGGTTACATGGCTCCCGAGTATGTTGTGCATGGACACCTCACCGAGAAGGCGGATGTGTACAGCTTCGGCGTGCTGGTTATCGAGATCGTCACCGGGAAGCGGTGTGGTGGATCGACAGGGTCTCACTCTGGGCATTCACTTTTAGCAGAG GTATGGCATAGTTACAAGGCCAACACGACGGAGAAGGCCGTCGACGCGAAACTGCAGCGCGAGCAGGCTGCCTTGGAGGAGATCACGCGCGTCGTGCAGGTCGGGCTGCTGTGCGCGCAGGCGAACCCCGGCGAGCGGCCGGCCATGTCGCGAGTGGTGGAGCTCCTGAGGGACAGGGACGGGGCGCGTGGCGACGCGGGCTTCGTCCTGGGCGACCCGCCGTTCTTCGAGGTCGACgtcgcgggaggcggcggcgagacATCCACGCTGCTGCCCTGCAACCCGACCTCTGGCGAAGTCTCCGGCACGTACTCTGAGTTGAGTGCCAGATGA
- the LOC133904392 gene encoding cysteine-rich receptor-like protein kinase 2 isoform X1: MKVARSRELNGRQAAKEQEIGRFGGFTMRGFCSFLVAPAIIACLSSWTATTTLADPRATVVREFCNKTIADGPGAVWADNFIVAFDNVNSDLEQKGWGITSVGKDPITYYGLVQCLEDLSKEDCTLCYSEIRSLLPKCYPGIGGRIYLDGCFMRYANYSFFDEFLDSLDTSVCSSSNRSSGQQGFSSAVSAVLSNVTSLAVKSNKGFAVSSASRSPQVAAYALAQCWQNLNTSSCAACLSAAAASVAKCAPAEEGRALFAGCFIRYSTAPFWNSKDSASSVSSRKRVVLWTVLSSSVGVILVLVISVLAWKRNKARKARDRSLRGLYGSELPASMSHSSLNFSYKDLKKGTSGFSLENKLGQGSNGTVYKAVLHGRNEVAAKRLFLNTKQCIDQFFNEVDVISQVRHKNLVKLLGCSVDGPESFLIYEYHSNRSLDLFIFGGDQSMHLDWQQRFDVIQGIAEGLCYLHEESETRIIHRDIKASNVLLDQKLKPKITDFGLARVLCGDRTHLTTGIAGTVGYMAPEYVVHGHLTEKADVYSFGVLVIEIVTGKRCGGSTGSHSGHSLLAEVWHSYKANTTEKAVDAKLQREQAALEEITRVVQVGLLCAQANPGERPAMSRVVELLRDRDGARGDAGFVLGDPPFFEVDVAGGGGETSTLLPCNPTSGEVSGTYSELSAR, from the exons ATGAAGGTTGCAAGAAGTCGGGAACTCAATGGAAGACAGGCGGCTAAAG AACAGGAAATCGGGCGGTTCGGTGGTTTCACAATGAGAGGCTTCTGTTCTTTTCTTGTTGCTCCTGCCATCATCGCTTGTTTGTCCTCCTGGACAGCAACCACTACCCTGGCTGACCCTCGGGCAACGGTGGTTCGTGAGTTCTGCAACAAAACCATAGCTGACGGTCCTGGAGCAGTTTGGGCCGACAACTTTATTGTCGCGTTTGACAATGTAAACTCGGATCTTGAGCAAAAGGGATGGGGGATAACTTCTGTTGGGAAAGACCCCATTACCTACTACGGTCTCGTGCAATGTCTGGAGGATCTCAGCAAGGAGGACTGCACTCTGTGCTACTCAGAAATAAGGTCTCTCCTTCCGAAATGCTATCCTGGAATCGGAGGCCGGATATATCTCGACGGCTGCTTCATGAGGTACGCAAATTACTCTTTCTTCGACGAGTTCTTGGACTCGCTGGATACAAGTGTGTGCTCCTCCAGTAACCGCAGCTCAGGCCAGCAGGGCTTCAGTTCAGCTGTGAGCGCTGTATTAAGTAATGTGACTTCTCTGGCTGTCAAGAGCAACAAAGGCTTTGCAGTGAGTTCAGCATCTAGATCACCGCAAGTAGCAGCTTATGCGCTTGCTCAATGCTGGCAGAACCTGAACACATCAAGCTGCGCAGCCTGCCTCAGTGCAGCTGCTGCATCTGTGGCCAAATGTGCACCAGCGGAGGAAGGACGCGCACTCTTTGCCGGCTGCTTCATCAGATATTCAACAGCACCTTTCTGGAACTCGAAGGACTCTGCGTCAAGTGTCAGCTCGAGGAAACGGGTTGTTCTTTGGACAGTCCTGAGTTCCTCTGTTGGTGTCATTCTTGTACTTGTCATTTCAGTATTGGCATGGAAGAGGAACAAAGCTCGCAAGGCAAGAGACAGATCATTGAGAG GTTTGTATGGCTCAGAACTTCCTGCAAGTATGTCTCATTCAAGTCTGAATTTTAGTTATAAGGATTTGAAGAAAGGGACAAGTGGGTTCAGTTTGGAGAACAAGCTTGGCCAGGGCAGCAACGGTACTGTGTACAAG GCTGTTCTTCATGGTAGGAATGAAGTTGCTGCAAAGAGATTATTCCTGAACACAAAACAGTGCATCGATCAGTTCTTCAATGAAGTTGATGTGATAAGTCAAGTGCGTCACAAAAATTTGGTGAAGTTGCTCGGATGCAGTGTGGATGGCCCTGAAAGCTTCCTGATATACGAATATCATTCCAATAGGAGCTTAGACCTGTTCATATTCG GTGGTGACCAGAGCATGCATTTGGATTGGCAGCAGAGGTTTGATGTTATTCAGGGCATAGCAGAGGGCCTGTGCTACCTCCACGAAGAGTCGGAAACCCGGATCATTCACCGGGACATCAAAGCCAGCAATGTCCTGTTGGATCAAAAGCTGAAGCCGAAGATAACCGACTTTGGGCTTGCTCGAGTCCTCTGTGGCGACAGGACTCATCTTACGACTGGAATTGCCGGGACAGT GGGTTACATGGCTCCCGAGTATGTTGTGCATGGACACCTCACCGAGAAGGCGGATGTGTACAGCTTCGGCGTGCTGGTTATCGAGATCGTCACCGGGAAGCGGTGTGGTGGATCGACAGGGTCTCACTCTGGGCATTCACTTTTAGCAGAG GTATGGCATAGTTACAAGGCCAACACGACGGAGAAGGCCGTCGACGCGAAACTGCAGCGCGAGCAGGCTGCCTTGGAGGAGATCACGCGCGTCGTGCAGGTCGGGCTGCTGTGCGCGCAGGCGAACCCCGGCGAGCGGCCGGCCATGTCGCGAGTGGTGGAGCTCCTGAGGGACAGGGACGGGGCGCGTGGCGACGCGGGCTTCGTCCTGGGCGACCCGCCGTTCTTCGAGGTCGACgtcgcgggaggcggcggcgagacATCCACGCTGCTGCCCTGCAACCCGACCTCTGGCGAAGTCTCCGGCACGTACTCTGAGTTGAGTGCCAGATGA
- the LOC133904392 gene encoding cysteine-rich receptor-like protein kinase 2 isoform X2, which yields MKFLKEQEIGRFGGFTMRGFCSFLVAPAIIACLSSWTATTTLADPRATVVREFCNKTIADGPGAVWADNFIVAFDNVNSDLEQKGWGITSVGKDPITYYGLVQCLEDLSKEDCTLCYSEIRSLLPKCYPGIGGRIYLDGCFMRYANYSFFDEFLDSLDTSVCSSSNRSSGQQGFSSAVSAVLSNVTSLAVKSNKGFAVSSASRSPQVAAYALAQCWQNLNTSSCAACLSAAAASVAKCAPAEEGRALFAGCFIRYSTAPFWNSKDSASSVSSRKRVVLWTVLSSSVGVILVLVISVLAWKRNKARKARDRSLRGLYGSELPASMSHSSLNFSYKDLKKGTSGFSLENKLGQGSNGTVYKAVLHGRNEVAAKRLFLNTKQCIDQFFNEVDVISQVRHKNLVKLLGCSVDGPESFLIYEYHSNRSLDLFIFGGDQSMHLDWQQRFDVIQGIAEGLCYLHEESETRIIHRDIKASNVLLDQKLKPKITDFGLARVLCGDRTHLTTGIAGTVGYMAPEYVVHGHLTEKADVYSFGVLVIEIVTGKRCGGSTGSHSGHSLLAEVWHSYKANTTEKAVDAKLQREQAALEEITRVVQVGLLCAQANPGERPAMSRVVELLRDRDGARGDAGFVLGDPPFFEVDVAGGGGETSTLLPCNPTSGEVSGTYSELSAR from the exons ATGAAATTCTTAAAAGAACAGGAAATCGGGCGGTTCGGTGGTTTCACAATGAGAGGCTTCTGTTCTTTTCTTGTTGCTCCTGCCATCATCGCTTGTTTGTCCTCCTGGACAGCAACCACTACCCTGGCTGACCCTCGGGCAACGGTGGTTCGTGAGTTCTGCAACAAAACCATAGCTGACGGTCCTGGAGCAGTTTGGGCCGACAACTTTATTGTCGCGTTTGACAATGTAAACTCGGATCTTGAGCAAAAGGGATGGGGGATAACTTCTGTTGGGAAAGACCCCATTACCTACTACGGTCTCGTGCAATGTCTGGAGGATCTCAGCAAGGAGGACTGCACTCTGTGCTACTCAGAAATAAGGTCTCTCCTTCCGAAATGCTATCCTGGAATCGGAGGCCGGATATATCTCGACGGCTGCTTCATGAGGTACGCAAATTACTCTTTCTTCGACGAGTTCTTGGACTCGCTGGATACAAGTGTGTGCTCCTCCAGTAACCGCAGCTCAGGCCAGCAGGGCTTCAGTTCAGCTGTGAGCGCTGTATTAAGTAATGTGACTTCTCTGGCTGTCAAGAGCAACAAAGGCTTTGCAGTGAGTTCAGCATCTAGATCACCGCAAGTAGCAGCTTATGCGCTTGCTCAATGCTGGCAGAACCTGAACACATCAAGCTGCGCAGCCTGCCTCAGTGCAGCTGCTGCATCTGTGGCCAAATGTGCACCAGCGGAGGAAGGACGCGCACTCTTTGCCGGCTGCTTCATCAGATATTCAACAGCACCTTTCTGGAACTCGAAGGACTCTGCGTCAAGTGTCAGCTCGAGGAAACGGGTTGTTCTTTGGACAGTCCTGAGTTCCTCTGTTGGTGTCATTCTTGTACTTGTCATTTCAGTATTGGCATGGAAGAGGAACAAAGCTCGCAAGGCAAGAGACAGATCATTGAGAG GTTTGTATGGCTCAGAACTTCCTGCAAGTATGTCTCATTCAAGTCTGAATTTTAGTTATAAGGATTTGAAGAAAGGGACAAGTGGGTTCAGTTTGGAGAACAAGCTTGGCCAGGGCAGCAACGGTACTGTGTACAAG GCTGTTCTTCATGGTAGGAATGAAGTTGCTGCAAAGAGATTATTCCTGAACACAAAACAGTGCATCGATCAGTTCTTCAATGAAGTTGATGTGATAAGTCAAGTGCGTCACAAAAATTTGGTGAAGTTGCTCGGATGCAGTGTGGATGGCCCTGAAAGCTTCCTGATATACGAATATCATTCCAATAGGAGCTTAGACCTGTTCATATTCG GTGGTGACCAGAGCATGCATTTGGATTGGCAGCAGAGGTTTGATGTTATTCAGGGCATAGCAGAGGGCCTGTGCTACCTCCACGAAGAGTCGGAAACCCGGATCATTCACCGGGACATCAAAGCCAGCAATGTCCTGTTGGATCAAAAGCTGAAGCCGAAGATAACCGACTTTGGGCTTGCTCGAGTCCTCTGTGGCGACAGGACTCATCTTACGACTGGAATTGCCGGGACAGT GGGTTACATGGCTCCCGAGTATGTTGTGCATGGACACCTCACCGAGAAGGCGGATGTGTACAGCTTCGGCGTGCTGGTTATCGAGATCGTCACCGGGAAGCGGTGTGGTGGATCGACAGGGTCTCACTCTGGGCATTCACTTTTAGCAGAG GTATGGCATAGTTACAAGGCCAACACGACGGAGAAGGCCGTCGACGCGAAACTGCAGCGCGAGCAGGCTGCCTTGGAGGAGATCACGCGCGTCGTGCAGGTCGGGCTGCTGTGCGCGCAGGCGAACCCCGGCGAGCGGCCGGCCATGTCGCGAGTGGTGGAGCTCCTGAGGGACAGGGACGGGGCGCGTGGCGACGCGGGCTTCGTCCTGGGCGACCCGCCGTTCTTCGAGGTCGACgtcgcgggaggcggcggcgagacATCCACGCTGCTGCCCTGCAACCCGACCTCTGGCGAAGTCTCCGGCACGTACTCTGAGTTGAGTGCCAGATGA